In a genomic window of Pantoea agglomerans:
- a CDS encoding PP2C family protein-serine/threonine phosphatase, with the protein MDALPPQSVLIVDDAQLYRRLLAGLLRQWGYQVFEAENGEQALALLAQETVSLVISDWEMPVMDGLTLCREIRHQLQDRYIYIIVLTARDSVEDLRVGFDVGADDFLRKPVNQVELQARLHAGERILRLEGTLASKNRRLSEALTQIEQDLQAAARLQRSILPPHHLRQGDYFADWLFMPSAWVSGDLFHLFPLDDKTAGFYCVDVAGHGVTAAMMSVAVARQFLHGRTVDPFLFDGEAVTPPSQVVRILNERFCAQHPEVTSYFTLVYGVIDRLSGEGRLCQAGHPTPFIVSNSGAVREIGEGGPPVGLLEQLDWDEYAFHLAPGERLCLYSDGISECENAEQQMFGTARLEALLASLHGHSLEALLAAVEQSLNQWRGIATDEAASAADDISLLVIERQQGLTGEAK; encoded by the coding sequence ATGGACGCGCTACCGCCTCAATCCGTGCTGATCGTTGACGACGCGCAGCTTTACCGACGGCTGCTGGCAGGGCTGCTGCGGCAGTGGGGCTATCAGGTTTTCGAAGCGGAGAACGGTGAGCAGGCGCTGGCGCTGCTGGCGCAGGAGACGGTCAGTCTGGTGATTAGCGACTGGGAGATGCCGGTGATGGATGGCCTGACGCTGTGCCGTGAGATCCGCCATCAGCTACAGGATCGCTATATCTACATTATCGTGCTCACCGCCCGCGACAGCGTGGAGGATTTACGCGTCGGCTTCGACGTCGGCGCGGATGACTTTTTACGCAAGCCGGTCAATCAGGTGGAACTGCAGGCGCGCCTGCATGCGGGCGAGCGCATCCTGCGGCTGGAGGGGACGCTGGCCAGCAAAAATCGCCGTCTCAGCGAGGCGCTGACGCAGATCGAGCAGGATCTGCAGGCGGCGGCCCGGCTGCAGCGCAGTATTCTGCCGCCGCATCATCTGCGCCAGGGCGACTATTTCGCCGACTGGCTGTTTATGCCGTCCGCCTGGGTTTCCGGCGATCTGTTTCATCTCTTTCCTCTTGATGACAAAACCGCAGGCTTTTACTGCGTCGATGTCGCCGGACACGGCGTGACGGCGGCGATGATGTCGGTGGCGGTGGCGCGCCAGTTTCTGCACGGCCGCACGGTCGATCCCTTTTTGTTTGACGGCGAAGCCGTTACGCCGCCGTCGCAGGTGGTGCGCATTTTAAACGAGCGCTTCTGCGCGCAGCACCCCGAGGTCACCAGCTATTTCACCCTGGTTTACGGCGTTATCGATCGCCTCAGCGGCGAAGGGCGGCTCTGCCAGGCGGGCCATCCCACGCCGTTTATCGTCAGCAACAGTGGCGCGGTGCGCGAAATCGGCGAGGGCGGGCCGCCGGTTGGGCTGCTTGAGCAGCTCGACTGGGATGAGTACGCCTTTCACCTCGCGCCGGGCGAGCGGCTCTGCCTCTACAGCGACGGCATCAGCGAGTGTGAAAACGCCGAGCAGCAGATGTTTGGCACCGCGCGGCTGGAAGCTTTGCTGGCCTCGCTGCATGGCCATTCTCTTGAGGCGCTGCTGGCGGCGGTAGAGCAGTCGCTTAATCAGTGGCGCGGCATAGCAACGGACGAAGCCGCGTCAGCGGCGGATGATATTTCCCTGCTGGTCATTGAACGGCAGCAGGGCTTAACGGGAGAAGCGAAATGA
- the opgC gene encoding OpgC domain-containing protein codes for MADVAVEPKTISVDWRAWRYAVPGKRDLRVDMLRGIALVMMVVAHTELLSLVNIFTWERFGLTTGAEGFVILSGFMLGMLNRQRLQKEVLLTVSWTLWRRAGKIYLVNLAIIGIMLLLSHIPYVNTFEVTHFVDRYSGTVWSLFPTTPQIKETWFNIILYLQIGPHQTQILGLYICLLLLSPLFLALLKGRRVGWLLLASLAGYVSYHLWPTRLTVAEFEFAFPLLAWQLIYVLGMCCGWYKDELMSLARTPGGYIVMGIMVIYALGMMFVAQNHTNPFMPSFLLLHVIPPADFNWFYYHLASKNALGPCRVLNDFSLMLLVYLVLTFCWRPLERAFGWFLIPLGQHSLYTFILHVFVVMAVSQFVEFDLWHQAWIRNTLIHLAALGLLWGMAKKEIGGRFIPN; via the coding sequence ATGGCGGATGTGGCGGTTGAGCCTAAGACGATAAGCGTTGACTGGCGCGCGTGGCGCTATGCGGTGCCCGGCAAGCGCGACCTGCGTGTTGATATGCTGCGCGGCATTGCGCTGGTGATGATGGTGGTGGCCCATACTGAGCTGCTGTCGCTGGTCAATATATTCACCTGGGAGCGCTTTGGTCTGACTACCGGCGCCGAGGGCTTCGTTATTCTGTCCGGCTTTATGCTGGGCATGCTTAACCGCCAGCGCCTGCAAAAAGAAGTTCTGCTCACGGTAAGCTGGACCCTGTGGCGACGGGCCGGAAAAATCTATCTGGTCAATCTGGCAATCATCGGCATCATGCTGCTGCTGTCGCATATTCCTTACGTTAATACCTTTGAGGTCACCCATTTCGTCGATCGCTATTCCGGCACCGTCTGGTCGCTGTTTCCCACCACGCCGCAGATCAAAGAGACCTGGTTTAACATCATTCTCTATCTGCAAATCGGGCCGCACCAGACGCAAATCCTCGGCCTCTATATCTGCCTGCTGCTGCTCAGCCCGCTGTTTCTGGCGCTGCTAAAGGGACGCCGCGTGGGGTGGCTGCTGCTGGCGTCGCTGGCGGGTTACGTCAGCTATCACCTCTGGCCGACGCGCCTGACGGTGGCGGAGTTCGAGTTCGCCTTTCCGCTGCTCGCCTGGCAGCTTATCTATGTTTTAGGCATGTGCTGCGGCTGGTATAAAGATGAGCTGATGTCGCTGGCCCGCACGCCGGGCGGCTATATCGTGATGGGCATTATGGTGATCTATGCGCTCGGCATGATGTTTGTCGCGCAGAACCACACCAACCCCTTTATGCCCTCGTTCCTGCTGCTGCATGTGATCCCCCCCGCTGATTTCAACTGGTTTTACTATCACCTCGCCAGCAAAAACGCCCTGGGTCCCTGCCGCGTACTGAACGATTTCAGCCTGATGCTGCTGGTTTACCTGGTGCTGACCTTCTGCTGGCGGCCCCTTGAGCGCGCCTTCGGCTGGTTTCTTATTCCGCTCGGGCAGCACTCGCTCTACACCTTTATCCTGCACGTTTTCGTGGTGATGGCGGTCAGCCAGTTTGTGGAATTTGACCTCTGGCACCAGGCGTGGATACGCAACACGCTGATTCATCTCGCCGCGCTTGGGCTGCTGTGGGGAATGGCGAAAAAAGAGATTGGCGGGCGTTTCATCCCTAATTAA
- a CDS encoding glycosyltransferase encodes MDYYFSRFEHRRPPAPLQTPLWVMRLWQVLAVAGLILGANYIRWRWMESLNMDALWYAVPLALAETLAWVGTLLFTINIWQVKDPACPAPPDDINQCLLEQDRTEPRPPKVDLFIATYSEDPELVRLSIRDALKLTYPTPLELAIHVLDDGRRPEMRAVCEQEGVNYITRENNIGFKAGNIRNGMEQTDGDFLVICDADTRVFPTLLANTLGYFRDPDVAWVQTPQWFYDLPEGERFADWLRRRAGLPGYLFGRAAEGLFGRLTVGSDPFFNDPRMFYDVILRRRNWANAAFCCGAASVHRREAVMQAALRSYVFSVEEEISRHTRDIRDEEMRATLSQAMRPHVIADIELTPYKFHVSEDIYTSIVLHGDSGRRWRSVMHPGIESKMLSPQDLLTWMIQRFKYAAGSLDILFHDKVFSRRRFKLSLGQTLMYGTTFWSYLACIWNTVFLISPLIYLFTGIPPVSAYSTPFYLHFLPFFIVSELAFMFGTWGISAWDGRSSYLAFFSVNLRALSTVLRGEKVKFHVTPKERQSGRFLYLVKPQLAIVALTLLGLIWGGIQVARGNVDDPSGYVINIFWGAVNIAAMMPMIMAAMWTPPATQEAEAE; translated from the coding sequence ATGGATTATTACTTTTCACGCTTTGAACATCGCCGTCCGCCCGCCCCGCTTCAAACGCCGCTGTGGGTGATGCGGCTCTGGCAGGTGCTGGCCGTCGCCGGGCTGATTCTGGGAGCGAACTACATCCGCTGGCGCTGGATGGAGTCGCTGAATATGGACGCCCTCTGGTACGCCGTTCCGCTGGCGCTGGCGGAAACCCTCGCCTGGGTTGGTACGCTGCTGTTTACCATCAATATCTGGCAGGTCAAGGACCCTGCCTGTCCGGCACCGCCTGACGACATCAATCAGTGCCTGCTGGAGCAGGATCGCACCGAGCCGCGGCCGCCGAAGGTCGATCTCTTTATCGCCACCTACTCCGAGGATCCCGAGCTGGTACGCCTCTCGATTCGGGACGCACTCAAGCTGACCTATCCCACGCCGCTCGAGCTCGCCATCCATGTGCTGGATGACGGTCGGCGGCCCGAAATGCGCGCGGTGTGCGAACAGGAAGGGGTGAACTACATCACCCGTGAAAACAATATCGGCTTCAAGGCGGGCAATATCCGCAACGGCATGGAGCAGACCGACGGCGACTTTCTGGTGATTTGCGATGCGGATACGCGCGTCTTCCCTACGCTGCTGGCCAATACCCTGGGCTATTTTCGCGATCCCGACGTCGCCTGGGTGCAGACGCCGCAGTGGTTTTACGATCTGCCGGAGGGCGAGCGTTTTGCCGACTGGCTGCGTCGTCGCGCCGGGCTGCCGGGCTATCTCTTCGGCCGCGCCGCCGAGGGGCTGTTTGGCCGGCTGACGGTGGGCAGCGACCCCTTTTTCAACGATCCGCGCATGTTCTACGATGTGATCCTGCGTCGCCGCAACTGGGCCAACGCCGCGTTCTGCTGCGGCGCGGCGTCGGTTCACCGTCGCGAAGCGGTAATGCAGGCGGCGCTGCGCAGCTACGTATTTAGCGTCGAAGAGGAGATTTCACGCCATACCCGCGACATTCGCGATGAAGAGATGCGCGCCACGCTCAGCCAGGCGATGCGCCCGCACGTCATTGCCGATATCGAGCTGACGCCCTACAAATTTCACGTTTCGGAAGATATCTACACCTCTATCGTGCTGCACGGCGACAGCGGCCGCCGCTGGCGTTCGGTGATGCATCCCGGCATCGAGTCAAAAATGCTGTCGCCGCAGGATCTGCTTACCTGGATGATCCAGCGCTTTAAATATGCGGCGGGCTCGCTCGATATTCTGTTCCACGATAAGGTTTTTAGCCGCCGCCGCTTTAAGCTCAGCCTCGGCCAGACGCTGATGTACGGCACCACCTTCTGGTCCTATCTCGCCTGTATCTGGAACACCGTGTTCCTGATCTCGCCGCTGATCTATCTCTTTACCGGCATCCCACCGGTATCAGCCTACTCAACGCCCTTTTACCTGCACTTCCTGCCCTTTTTTATCGTGTCGGAGCTGGCGTTTATGTTCGGCACCTGGGGCATCTCCGCCTGGGATGGACGCTCCTCCTATCTCGCCTTTTTCTCCGTTAACCTGCGCGCCCTGAGCACGGTGCTGCGCGGCGAGAAGGTCAAGTTTCACGTGACGCCGAAAGAGCGTCAGTCGGGGCGTTTTCTCTATCTGGTGAAGCCGCAGCTGGCGATTGTGGCGCTGACGCTGCTCGGCCTGATCTGGGGCGGCATTCAGGTGGCGCGCGGCAACGTCGACGACCCGTCGGGCTATGTGATTAACATCTTCTGGGGCGCGGTCAATATCGCCGCCATGATGCCGATGATTATGGCGGCGATGTGGACGCCGCCAGCCACGCAGGAGGCGGAAGCAGAATGA